The following proteins are co-located in the Eublepharis macularius isolate TG4126 chromosome 5, MPM_Emac_v1.0, whole genome shotgun sequence genome:
- the SLC39A3 gene encoding zinc transporter ZIP3 yields the protein MKVLLAKVLCLLGVFVLMLGGSLLPVKLIEADYEKAHRSRRALALCNSFGGGVFLATCFNALLPAVREKLKGVLAGGSVTTDYPLAETIMLMGFFLTVFLEQLILTFRKEKPSFIDLETFNAGSDVGSDSEYESPFIETSWGRNHPGEHGHHSHSHGLNVQELSRSSPLRLFSLVFALSAHSIFEGLALGLQEEGDKVISLFLGVAIHETLVAVALGINMAKASLAMNDAAKLAIVVSLMIPVGIGIGMGIESAQNVASNVASVVLQGIAAGTFLFVTFFEILGKELEDKSDRLLKVLFLVLGYTVLAGLVFFKW from the exons ATGAAGGTGCTGCTAGCCAAGGTGCTCTGCCTGCTAGGGGTGTTTGTGCTCATGCTGGGAGGCTCCCTCTTGCCAGTGAAGCTCATCGAGGCCGACTATGAGAAGGCCCATCGCTCCAGGAGGGCCCTGGCCCTTTGCAATTCCTTTGGAGGGGGTGTCTTCCTGGCTACCTGTTTTAATGCACTGCTTCCTGCCGTGAGAGAGAAG CTCAAAGGAGTCCTGGCAGGTGGGAGCGTGACTACGGACTACCCTCTGGCTGAAACCATCATGCTGATGGGCTTCTTCCTGACAGTCTTTTTGGAGCAGCTGATCCTGACTTTTCGGAAGGAAAAACCATCCTTCATCGACCTGGAGACCTTCAACGCTGGGTCGGACGTTGGCAGCGACTCCGAGTATGAGAGCCCCTTCATCGAGACTTCCTGGGGGCGGAACCACCCCGGTGAGCATGGCCACCACTCCCACAGCCACGGCTTGAACGTCCAGGAGCTGTCCAGATCCAGCCCCCTTCGCCTCTTCAGCCTGGTCTTTGCCTTGTCGGCCCACTCCATTTTCGAGGGCCTGGCTCTGGGCCTGCAGGAGGAAGGCGACAAGGTGATCAGCCTTTTTCTGGGCGTGGCCATCCATGAGACGCTCGTGGCGGTGGCCCTGGGCATCAACATGGCCAAGGCCTCCCTGGCAATGAACGATGCGGCCAAACTGGCCATCGTCGTCAGCTTGATGATCCCAGTGGGCATTGGAATCGGCATGGGCATTGAAAGCGCCCAGAACGTGGCCAGCAACGTGGCATCGGTGGTTTTGCAGGGCATTGCGGCAGGCACCTTCCTCTTCGTCACTTTCTTTGAGATCCTGGGCAAGGAACTCGAAGACAAGAGCGACCGTCTGCTCAAAGTCCTCTTCCTGGTCCTGGGGTACACGGTCTTAGCGGGACTTGTCTTTTTCAAGTGGTGA